CCCTGGATGTCGTCAGCATCTGCAGGCAgttttaaaagacagattaaaggaaggagggagagtgaAAAGAGAGAGCCAAAAAATGTCTAGGGGACAGACACTTGCACTGTCTTTGCTTaaacacatgcacgcacgcacacacagacagagacacagacacagacacacacacacacacacacagagacacagacacacagtccTCCTTTGGTGGACAATCCCAAGCACCTTCATTCTGACACCACCCACATTCCTGCTTCTCAGACACCAGTTCCTAGCAGCGCAGAGGAAGCAACCGGTGAACGGAGCACTTCTGTCTGCCGCTGCTCGATTCCCACAAAGATATTTGGAGATGGTAACACTGTTTCAATGTTAAAACTGACCaatacattatataataaaatgcaaaactggCACTTTTTCCCCCCCTTATGAAAGAGGAGCTGTCACAGAAATTTCAGACCTATGAGAGCTATCAGGCTAAGGTCATGGATGTGGGTCCCTCTTCTAAACTGTTTAGGGGTTAATGTGTAGGAGGGTCTCAGAAGCCTGACCTAGGACCCCCAAAACCCCATACCTACCATATGGATTCCCTTGATCTGCTTTCAACTCCAAGTCCCAGTCCTCGTTAAAAAGATCAGCAGCCTGTTCCCTGGGTGGACAGCCGGACACCCCTTCTGACAGCTCCCAGGGATTCGGTTCCCCATCAGAATCCTCGTCATCCACAGCAAAGCCTTCCTCTTCACAATGGGTGCCCTCACCATGGGCAAGACTATCATGAGGGATGCTCTGTGCTCCACTGGCTAAGAAATCGACAAAAGGAAGAAGGTCTTAAAATAACTGGCAGACCAGAGAGGGCCTAGCCGTGCACTCGGGAGATTTCTGGCAGACTTACTAAGAGGGCAGCAGTAACAAGTGTGCAGAGTTCCTCAGCCACTGGAGCGCTTATTTAAAAAGTGTTGTTCTGTTTCCAGTTTTAGAAGTGGGGTTGATCATTTACTTTCAATAAGATGTTCTGCCTTAAATAAGGCTGTTAATTACCAGCTCTTTTCATTCACATGAGAAGGCAGGCACAGTTTATGTTTTCAGGTAGTTTAAATGCCACTGAGGCAAAGGGCCTCTGGCAGATGATAAGCTTTCACAATACAGACCTCCTTGGTCTCTCCCAACACCcaccccaggctctgctgcctACTTGCCTAGTCGATCCGCGGccttctcagtctctctctcctgACCGGCGTGGCCAGCTGGGGCAAAGGAAGCCTGCGGGAAGAAGAAACAATTACCCAGGACTTGGATATCTCGGGTACGGCCAGCATTTCAGCCCCACACCCACCCTTCCATACCCTCCTTTGTGAGGCTTGGCGCAGGGACTCTGCCACCCACATTTCTGCTGTGCCCTGTTCGACTGGGCCttgctgcttcctcttcctgtcaGCATCACCCCTGCCAGCAGGATCGCCTGTCTTCCTAGAGTGGCCACTGAATCCAGGGTACAGTTTGCCAGCACGTGCAGAGCCAGCCTCCTCTAGAGCCCTGTCTTGAGCGGTCTCAGTCTCGGGCCCTGAGGACCCCTCCTCCAAGCTCAGAGACTCTAGCACTAGCCGGGACAGTGCCCCCTCCTCAGAGGTTGGAATTTCAGCTCCCTGCAAAGCCTCTCCTCGGAGCTTGTACATTCCAGTCATTCCAAACTCACCCCTTTGCTCAGTCAGCCCTACGGCTGGTCACTGTTTCCCCACAGTGGCTACCTctctgtttttagcttttcagTTACTTAACTGTTTGTCTAGTTAACAGCTCCTTTATCAAATTCTCTGCTTCCTGACTGACACATGCGGACAACAGAGCTTTAGTTGTTGAAGGGAAATCGTGTTCTCCCATAGCCACCCAGATGCTTCTCTGCTCCCATCACTCAAAAGTTCCTGAAATCCTATCACCTGTTAAGACCTCTTTCTAAGTGGGATGAGAAACGTTCACAGCCTGCATGAGAAGACCTGATTTCAATCCCATTCATTCAGTGTGTACCCTGGACACATCACTTCAGCCACCACACCTGGGTTTCCTTCTCTGGAAATTGGGGATGACTGTTCTGACCTTGCAGGAGGTTTATAATGAGATAACATTTATGAAAACACCGAGCACACAGCAGGAATATAACATCTGTTGAACTGAAATCCACCTTCTTCGCCCCTACATCTAAACTGCGTTTGGCACCTGCCCCGATTAGTTCATGATCTAGTTCTATCTGGATTTAATGAGTCAATTCCATCTCCTGTAGTCAGCGACAACTCCTGGTCACTCCTGCTGACCAGTAGTGAGACCTCTCATCTCTTCCACCGCAAGAGCTCCCTAACTGACTTCCCACTCACCCATCTTGCACAGCCTTACACGCTTAATGACTCCTCTGATGAAAAACTCAACAGGCCTCCACTGCTGGAGCACAAAATTCGCCGTGGCATCCACACCTCCCCCTCACGCTCCATCAACCTGTGCAGCATAGTTCTCTCTCCCAGCTCCGGGACCCAAGCTCCCAGCCATTTGCCCCACATTTCTTCCTCTCCACGCCTTTCCCAGGACCACCATCGTCTCATCTTGGAGAGAAGGCGCACAAACCTTCCTGCTCTGCTCTGACAAAATTAGTTTTATCCTACCTGCACCCCAAAGTAATTTTCCTTATAAGCTTATCactacatttttcatattttggttaAGATATGGTATCTTTGATGCTTAGACAAGCATTCCATTCCTCCATCCAATTAATGTGTGTAcggtgccaggcactatgctaggcgCCGGGTTTACAGCACTAAACAAGAGGGTTcctaccctcaaggagctcacccTCTAACACGGATTGCTGACTGTAAACACGGGCAGATGACTGTAATAACGGTCTCTGAAAAGCCAGGAGCTGTCTGGCGCGCAAATGAAAACAAGTTCCTGGAAACCCTGCGTCAAACGCGGCCTTTTGGTTTCAGTGAAAAGGCGAGACCGCATGAGACATCAtctggtgcacaggcttagctgagCATCCCCACCAAGGGACACGGACCCTTCAGGGAAAGTCGCTTTCCTCGCTGCCCTCACctggccccagcccaggccccccaGTAGCGGCTCCAGCTCTGGGTCAGCAGCATCACCTCCCATTTAGCAAGGACGCACAGGCGCCCTGCGGCCGACAGCCAGCCCTCCCGGCCCGGCGCGCCCACCCACGTCCTCGGGGTGCCGCGCCCCACAGCCCGGCCGTTACCAGCTCGGGCGCGCGCCCAAACGGCGGGGCTGCAGAAGGCGGGTCCGAGGCGCTTCCCCGGCTCCCCGCGGCCCCCACCCAGCCCGCCCCGAGAGCCCCGCAACTTCCCGCCCCGGGCCGCAGGTGGTAGCCGCGACCAGGCCCCGCGCCGCACTCACCCCCGGCCTGGGGGGCGCCTTCCGCGTGCTCAGCAGCGGCAGACCCGGCGGCGGCTCCGCCGCCCCCAGCGCCGGGGCCCCGGCGGTCTGAGAGTCCATCCCCAACCGCCCGCAGCTCGGCGCCCAGGACGCCGCTCGACCACGTGAGACGCCGGCCTGGCCGCCAGCCGGAGGATACGCCGCGGAGGGCCAATCAGCCGGGGGTGCTCccggccggggggcggggcgcgggggtcACGAGGAAGCCGGGGCCGGGGCAAGGGGCGGGACGGAGCACTGGGCGGAGCGTGCCCGACTGCGAAAGCCCCACTCCCTACCTACCGGTCCCGGAATCTGATTTTTGTAGCTCTTGACGATGCAGATCCCAGGGCTGGACGACTAGCTGAGTCTGGAATGCCAAGTGTTATCCCTATCCCACCACACTGCGCATGCTTCCACttcaaaaactgttagaatagtTGATTACCCGCGTCTACCTGATAGTGTATAAAACTCAGCTCTCAAAACTTTTCATGCAACTGTAGCTCTAACCCCATTTCACTCTTTTCTCTAAACAGGTTTCTCTAGAACTCGGTCTGGAATTAGACTATAACTCACCCACAAATGGATGAGACAACTCAGGAGCCCAGTGATTCCCCGCCTTGAGTTAATGTCAGTTCTTAAAGTTAACCCATTAGTAACCAGGTTGGATGATCAAAACAAACTCTTCAAACATTCCAGACACCCTATAGGCTATGACAATTGGTCATAGTAACCCTAAACATTCTGTGCTGGGCCGGTACAGTCTCACCTGGGCGCCGATACCAGCAGAGGTTAGGCAGTGCCTGGGCTGGGGATAAACCAAACTCTAAAGACAGctttccctgcccttccctgcaCTGTCTGAACTCCAATAACAAATCTGCTCAAGGTGTGATAATCATGTTAACCTTTAAATACCAGAAAAGCTGGAAGCTGGGAGTCCTTGCTCACCAGGCCACCTTATAACAATCTGAGACATTAGCCTATTCATTCATCTCCCTCAGAGTGTGTtgtttatacatacacatttgaAAGAATTTAGCCTAACagttcatacatttttttctctatgtagACTTTCCTACAAGGAAGAGAATGTGACCAATCAATGTGTGTTCTGTTCTGACCCATGAGTTAGTTTCCCCAAATCTAACTGGATCTAGGTCAAGTGTCCAATAGAACCTTATTTGATGGTGGAAATAAAAGTTCTGTTATCTGTGATATTCAGTATGGTAACCATGAGGCTGGTTGAACACTTGAAAATGTGGCCAGTGTAAACAAGAAACTGAATTATCTAATTTCAATACATTTAAGTTCCCACACGTGGCTGGAAGCCACCCTAAGTGCAGCTCTGGGTCAACTGGCTACATGCATTTTCATTACCTGCAATGGTGAGAACCGGGTACAAGGTGTGATGACCCCAGGGTGACCCACCTTCATAGCCTTGCTTTAAGGcagaggtccccaacccccgggccacggaccagtatcagtccgtggcctgttaggaaccgggccacacagcaagaGATGAGCAGCGGGCCagcaagcgaagcttcacctgtgtttacagctgctccccattgctcgcattaccacctgagctccacctcctgtcagatcagcagcggcattagattctcataggaacCTACTGTGAattgcgcatgcgagggatctaggctgTGCTCTCCTTATGAGAATccaatgcctgatgatctgaggtggagctgaggcggtgatgctagcgctgggcaGCGGCTGCAAATACgattatcattagcagaaaggtttgactgcacagagaccgtaataaatcagttgcttgcaggctcatatcaaaaccctatcagtgagtggcaagtgacaagctGCATcttacggagtagactggacataggCCACACACTTCacgtgtcactgtctcccatcaccccctgatgggaccatctagttgtaggaaaacaagctcagggatCCCACTGATTcggcattatggtgagttgtataattatttcattatatatgacaatgtaataataatagaaataaagtgcacaataaatgtaatgcgcttgaatcattcCCAAACCACGCCCCAACCCCCATCCATGGAagaactgtcttccacaaaaccggtccctggtgccaaagagGCTGGGGACTGCTGCTTTAAGGAATCACCCACCACCCTCTTTACTCTCATCTCTTATGTGCAACATGTAtctctttcctaaaataaaaaagccCTTTAAGGATTTAAATGTTGAACTTCCTGGGACTTAACGGAGTGGAAAAAGAGgagatttttctgattttaaaacaaatgacacACAAACACCATTTTGGGTACAAAAGCTCATAATAAAGATGCCCTAAAATAGACTCTAATATTCATaggaatttaatatataataaaggtagtATTACAAATCAGCAGAGACAAAAATGGCTACAAACGGTGTTGTGGAAAATTTAGTTAACTGCATGGGGGAAAAAATACTGAGTTGTCCTCAGCAAGAGGCAGGATTTTCAACAATAGAAATCATACATACAGAACCTCTGGACCTCAAAagaacaccacacacaaaaaaagctggGGGCAAATTATTTGCAAAAAAGAAGAGACGAACTAAAGATTACTATTCTTAGTACATAAAAAACTCttataaattagtaaaaaaaaaaaaaaaaaaaaagtcaaaaaatagtcaatgggcttccctggtggcgcagtggttgggaggccGCCTGCCGNNNNNNNNNNNNNNNNNNNNNNNNNNNNNNNNNNNcccggtccgggaagatcccacatgccacggagcggctgggcccgtgagccatggccgctgagcctgcgcgtccggagcctgtgcttcgcaacaggaaaggccgcaacagtgagaggcccacgtaccgcaaaaaaaaaaaaaaaaaaagaggcaaacatgaaaagacatgagAGCCAGGAAAAATGCATTAACTGCACTGATATcaaagaaatgcacattaaaacaagGATATATCACTTTTCAcctattaaaatggtaaaaatagaaatataatacccACAGTGCTTGAAAGTATTTTCATACATTGCAAATTGGCAATACTTATCAATATTCTTTAAAACAGTTATATCCTTTAATACAGTAATTCTACTGTCAGATGTCAGTCTCCTAAAGAAATAACCAGTGATGTTAATTAACAAAGATTTACAAGAATCTTCACTAACAGTACTtacaagaaaaaattagaaatgacaagGTCCAACCATAGGGGattagtaaaataagtcatgcctcatctatacaatggaatgttcTGAATTCATTAAATCTTTTTAAGGctatttaatgacatggaaaaatcacataatattaagtgaaacatAATAGTAATAAGTAAAACTGCACTGAATCCTTCTCCCAGTGACAGCATCATAATGTTAAGTTACAGGATGTACAATTCAAACAACTGCCTCCCCTGCTCCCAGAACGCCCTTCTCTACTCCAAGCCACCCTCCATCCTCGCCTCTGAAGCCCTTCTCTTTCTAAGTTACTCCCTACCCCTGCCCTTCTTTTGTTGCTGGGCCTCCCCACTGTAAACATTTCTCTGCAGATCGGTCCCAGAGATAGAACACGCTTTTATAATCGCTTAAATCTTCTTAAAGGACAACTTTTCCCCCAATACCCAGCATCCTTCTCTGTTGCTTCAACCAACTCAGGACATCCAGCTCTGTTCCTCCAACACTTACCTCCATCCCAAAAAgcttctcttctttcctgcctATGACAggtattcaatgaatgaatgaatgagtaaatgatcTAACAGTATAAATCCAATTCTAATAAAGGAAATCAAATTAGTGATTTTAGTCCAGATGACAAAATTACaggatgctttttcttttccacattatTCTATTCCGCCCATATTTTCTACAACAAATGCATACCACgtatacttttataataaagagagaataaacaaacagaactgTACTTTCCTCTCTATTTTAACTGACCCCTGGGTCTAGATTAGAGATACTCAAGTTTGACCAGTGGTAATAAAAGAAGATCAGTGATATGATTTCCatgtattttggaaaatatttaggaCCTATGGTAGGTCTGGCCTCAACAATTGGCCTCTGGCCACTAAACAGCAGTTCTCTTTTCTGGAATTAAAGATTAACGCATTAACAAAATTAAAGCATGTCTCAAAATCAGACACCATGTCGTCTGCCATCTCAGCAAACGAATGCATAATACAAAACTACGCAGAGGGCTTAACAACACTATTTCACAAAGTTGGCTGTGCTCTTCCTCTTTTCACAACTGGCCGGCCTGGTGCACAGCATGTTTAGCTACAAAGAGCTCTGCTGACTCTCCCTGCAACATTTTCATGGCTCGCCAGTAGATCTGTCCGCAGTGCTCAGGTCTACCAAGGGGGTGGTTCAATTCTTCTTTGATGTAATCCATCCAGAGATCTTTAAGGGAACCCAAAAAATTACTGTAAACATACAATTAGGTAACTGA
This region of Physeter macrocephalus isolate SW-GA chromosome 14, ASM283717v5, whole genome shotgun sequence genomic DNA includes:
- the COPRS gene encoding coordinator of PRMT5 and differentiation stimulator is translated as MDSQTAGAPALGAAEPPPGLPLLSTRKAPPRPGASFAPAGHAGQERETEKAADRLASGAQSIPHDSLAHGEGTHCEEEGFAVDDEDSDGEPNPWELSEGVSGCPPREQAADLFNEDWDLELKADQGNPYDADDIQGCLSQEVRPWVCCAPQGDMIYDPSWHHPPPLIPHYSKMVFETGQFDDAED